Proteins from one Tenrec ecaudatus isolate mTenEca1 chromosome 8, mTenEca1.hap1, whole genome shotgun sequence genomic window:
- the GINS4 gene encoding DNA replication complex GINS protein SLD5 isoform X1, translated as MAEELDFAGQDSDGASDEVVLTPAELIARLEQAWMNEKFAPELLESKSEIVECVIEQLDHMEENLKKANKGDLKVSIHRMEMERIRYVLSSYLRCRLGKIEKFFPHILEKEKAHSDGEPSSLSPEEFAFAKEYMANTETYLKNVALRHMPPNVQKVDLLRSVPKPDLDSYVFLRVNQRQENILVEPETDEQRDYVVDLEEGSQHLIRYKTIAPLVASGAVQLI; from the exons ATGGCAGAGGAATTGGATTTTGCAGGACAGGACTCTGATGGGGCGAGTGATGAGGTGGTGCTCACTCCTGCGGAACTCATTGCCAGGCTGGAGCAG GCCTGGATGAATGAAAAGTTTGCCCCTGAGCTGCTGGAAAGCAAGTCTGAAATCGTGGAATGTGTTATAGAGCAGCTGGATCACATG GAAGAGAATCTCAAGAAAGCCAACAAAGGGGACCTGAAGGTCAGCATCCACCGAATGGAGATGGAGCGGATCCGCTATGTCCTCAGCAGCTACCTGCGGTGTCGGCTTGGGAAG ATCGAGAAgtttttccctcatatcctcgAGAAGGAGAAAGCACACTCTGATGGAGAGCCTTCCAGCCTGTCTCCAGAGGAGTTTGCCTTTGCAAAGGA GTACATGGCTAATACAGAGACGTATCTGAAGAATGTAGCCTTAAGGCACATGCCTCCGAACGTGCAGAAGGTGGACCTCTTAAGGTCAG TTCCCAAACCTGACTTAGATTCCTATGTGTTCCTGAGGGTGAACCAACGACAAGAAAACATCCTGGTAGAACCAGAAACAGATGAACAGAG GGACTATGTGGTTGACCTGGAGGAGGGCTCGCAGCACTTGATCCGATACAAAACCATTGCACCTCTGGTTGCTTCCGGCGCGGTCCAGCTGATTTAG
- the GINS4 gene encoding DNA replication complex GINS protein SLD5 isoform X2 produces MNEKFAPELLESKSEIVECVIEQLDHMEENLKKANKGDLKVSIHRMEMERIRYVLSSYLRCRLGKIEKFFPHILEKEKAHSDGEPSSLSPEEFAFAKEYMANTETYLKNVALRHMPPNVQKVDLLRSVPKPDLDSYVFLRVNQRQENILVEPETDEQRDYVVDLEEGSQHLIRYKTIAPLVASGAVQLI; encoded by the exons ATGAATGAAAAGTTTGCCCCTGAGCTGCTGGAAAGCAAGTCTGAAATCGTGGAATGTGTTATAGAGCAGCTGGATCACATG GAAGAGAATCTCAAGAAAGCCAACAAAGGGGACCTGAAGGTCAGCATCCACCGAATGGAGATGGAGCGGATCCGCTATGTCCTCAGCAGCTACCTGCGGTGTCGGCTTGGGAAG ATCGAGAAgtttttccctcatatcctcgAGAAGGAGAAAGCACACTCTGATGGAGAGCCTTCCAGCCTGTCTCCAGAGGAGTTTGCCTTTGCAAAGGA GTACATGGCTAATACAGAGACGTATCTGAAGAATGTAGCCTTAAGGCACATGCCTCCGAACGTGCAGAAGGTGGACCTCTTAAGGTCAG TTCCCAAACCTGACTTAGATTCCTATGTGTTCCTGAGGGTGAACCAACGACAAGAAAACATCCTGGTAGAACCAGAAACAGATGAACAGAG GGACTATGTGGTTGACCTGGAGGAGGGCTCGCAGCACTTGATCCGATACAAAACCATTGCACCTCTGGTTGCTTCCGGCGCGGTCCAGCTGATTTAG